GTTGGCCTTGAGGCCGGCCTGGCCGATGATCGCGGCGATGTCCTCCTCGAAGCTGCCGACATCCGAGCCGATGGCGCCGCCCGGCGTGCCGGTCAGAACATGCGCGGGCGCCATACCAAGGCTGACGGCGAATTCCGTCAGGCCGGTGACGATATCGGGGTCGCCGAAAATAGCCACCTTCTTGCCGTGGAAATGAAAATGGGTATCTGTCATAATATCGACCAACTGGCCGCGCTCCTCCTCCAGCTCCCACGGCACCTCGCGGACGAAGGCCCGCCTCAGCGCCATCACCAGGGCATCGGTGGCCTTGATGCCGATCGGCGTCTTGAGAGTGACGGCCGGCACCTTGCACTTTTTGGCCAGCGCCTCGGCGGCGTCGCTGGACGCGAACCGGCCGAGAGCCACGGTCAGCTTGCTGTTGCCGCTGTCGCCCAGTTCGGCCAGCGTCGTCCCGCCCTTGGGGAACATCACAAACTCGCCGGTCATCGGCGTGTCGACTACGCCGCTGGTGTCGGGAAACATGATGAAGGGCGCGCCCATCAGCCGGGCGATGCGCTTGATCTCCCGCATATCTCCCGGATTGGCAAAGCCGGGGATAAGGTTGACCTGCTCCTTCTTGATCGCGGCGGTGGCCTCGGCGAAGTAAGCGACCATCGCCTTGGTCATGTTAGAGAAGCCGGTGATATGGGAACCCTGATAGCTGGGGGTGTTGGCGTGAAAAACAACTTTACCCGCCGGTACATCGGCTTCCTTTATGATGCTGGGGATATCGTCGCCGATCGTCTCGGTCAGACAGGTGGTATGGACGGCGATGATGTCCGGGTTGTAGATCTGGAAAATGTTCTTGATCGCCGTCTTCAGGTTGGCGCCGCCGCCGAAGACCGATGCGCCCTCGGTGAAAGAACTGGTCGAGGCCATCACCGGGTCGCGGAAATGGCGGGTGAGGTGCATGCGGTGAAACGAGCAGCAGCCCTGCGAACCGTGGCTGTGAGGCAGGCAGCCGTGTACCCCCAGGGCGGCATACATGGCGCCGATGGGCTGGCAGGTCTTGGCGGGATTTATCATGCCGCCGCTGGCTCGTTCGTTAAATTCCTTGGGGGTTGCGTCAAGCATTTCAGGCCACTCCTTCCTCGGTTACCGAGCCGGTCAAAAGCGGCTCATCCTTCCAGGGGGGAACGATGAAGTTCCAGGTCGGGGAAACGAAACCCATGCTCACGTCGCGGGCGAAATTCACGGCGCCGTTAAAACCGGCGTAGGGACCGCTGTAATCGTAGGAATGCAGCTGCTTGGCCGGGATGCCCATCTTCTGCACGACATACTTATCTTTGATGCCGGAGGCGAAAATGTCGGGCTTCAGGAGTTTGATGAACTCCTCCGTCTCATAGTGGTTGAGATCGTCGACCATGATCGTGCCGTCCGCCATGTCGGCGTGCATGCCGGCATAATAGCTAAGGGGGATCTGCCGCTTCAGTTCCGCCAGCCTCTCCGGCGACATCTTGAGGCGGAAACGGCGCTCGTCGGCGGCAACATGGAGATCGGGGATGTTTTTCGAGTCGGCGTCTGTCTTTATTTCCGGGATGACCTCCCGCCCTTCGTAGTCGTCGCGGTGGGCGAACTCGTAGCCGGCCAGCACCGTGTCTATGCCCAGCTCGGCGAACAGGCCCTGGTAGTGGTGGCCGCGCGACCCGCCGACAAAGCAGAACGCCGTCTTGCCCTCGCACAGCTTGCGGTATTGCTCCAGCTGCGGCTCCACCCGGGCGAGCTCGCGGGCGATGACCTCCTCCGTCCGCGCGGTAAGTGCCGGGTCGTCGAAGTAGCGGGCCATATTGCGCAGCGACTCGGCGGTGGCGGCGACGCCGATGAAGTTGACCTTCAGCCACGGCGTGCCGTACTTTGTCTCCAGCATGCCGGCGATATAGTTGATCGAGCGGTGGCACTGCACGAGATTAAGTTCGGCGGTATGGGCGTTCTGGAGATCAGCGTACGAGCCGTCGCCCGTCATGACCGACACGACGGTGTAGCCTACCTCCTCCAGTATCCGCTCGATCTCCCAGCTGTCGCCGCCGATGTTGTACTCGCCGAGGATATTGATAGGATACTTGCCAGGGGCCTCCTCACTGTCGCCGGCGCCGATCACCCTTTCCATCAGGCCGTTGTTGGCGATATGATGGCCGGCCGACTGGCTCACCCCTTTGTAGCCTTCGCAGCTGAACGCCAGGATGGGGATACCCAGCCGCTCCTCGGCCGCCTTGGCCACGGCGTTGATATCGTCGCCGATCAGCCCCACCGGACAGGTTGCCGAAACAGTGATCGCCTTGGGTTTGAAAATTTCCGCGACCTCGTCGATAACCCTGGCCAGCTTCTTCTCGCCTCCGAAAACGATATCGCTCTCCTGCATGTCGGTTGAAACACAATAATTCATGAAATTCTCGCCGGGGTCCTCAGACCTCGCCTTGTTGCGGCGGGCGCCCCAGGTATAGAAGGCGCAGCCGATCGGTCCGTGGGTGATGTGGACCATATCCTTGAGCGGGCCGAGCACCACGCCCTTGCAGCCGGCGTAGGCGCAGCCGCGGTTAGTGATAATGCCGGGGATGGTGCGGGTATTTGCTTCTATCTCCTGCCTACCGGCCGCCGCATCTTTGATAACGATATGCTTCTTGCGGTTCTTTTCCACCTTCGCCGGGTATTTAGCCAGCATCTCGCTGATTTGCTCCAGAGTCATGGCCATTTTCCATACCTCCTTCTCTTACAGGGCGGCGTCGCCGGCTTCGCCCGTCCGCACGCGGACGGCGTCGAGGACGGGCAGTACAAAGATTTTGCCGTCGCCCACCTTATTGGTAGTGCGGTTGGCTTTCATGATCGCGTCCACGATGCGGGGCACATCCCCGTCGTGAGCCATGACGGTGAACAGCCGCCGGGGGAAGAGCCGCGAGCCGTCCAGGAAGCCGTCGACAAGCTGCTCAGTCTCCGCCGGCTCCACCTCGTCGCCGGCTAAAGCCAGCAGCTTCGCCTTGCGCTCGGCGATCACCGCCGGGTCCTCGACCAGTTTGCCCCGGCCCAACACCTTGGCGGCGGTGAAGCCGGCCACCCCGGCCTCGACCAGGGCCCGTTTCATGGCATTGGTTTTGTTCATGCGGATGACCGCGATAATCTCTTTCATCTTCAGCCCCCCTACAGACCCTTGGCGCCGCTGGAAATGGTGTAAGCCTCCTCCAGCGGGCTGACGAACACCTTGCCGTCGCCGTAGGCGCCTTTTTCGCTCGTTTTGGCCGCGGCCAGCACCGTGCGGACGACGTCGTCCTTATCCTCGTCGCGAACAGCCATGAGAATGAGCGACTTGGGAATTTCGTCGTAAACGATGCCGCCGATCTTGATGCCCTTTTGCTTGCCGCGGCCGACGACATCGACGACCGTAGCGGCGTGGAAACCGGCCCGCGATAACTCGGCAAGCACCTCGTCCTTCTTCTCCGGCCTGACGATTGCGCGAATGAGTAACATATCCTCGTCTCCCTTCAATCTCTCTAAGCTATCGCGTCGAGAAAACCGTGCTGCATCATCAGCTCTTCCAGCCGGTCCTGCGTCATCGGTTTGGGGATGACAAACATCTTGTTATTGTCTATAGCCGCGGCCAAACACCGGTATTCGTTCGCCTGGCCGGCCTCGGGATCGAAATCGACAACCGTCTTTTTGTTAATCTCAGCCCGCTGCACCAGATTATCCCGCGGCACGAAATAGATAAGCTGGGAGCCTAGCTCTTCGGCGAACGCCTGCAGCAGCGGCAGCTCGTTGTCGACCTTGCGGCTGTTGCAGATAATGCCGCCCAGCCTGACCTTGCCGTTGGCCGCGTATTTCTGGATGCCTTTGGCGATGTTGTTGGCGGCATACAGAGCCATCAGCTCACCCGAAGCCACGATATAGATTTCTTCCGCCTTGCCCTCGCGGATGGGCATTGCAAACCCGCCGCACACCACGTCGCCGAGCACATCGTAAAATACGTAATCCAGATCGGGGGTATACGCCCCCAGCGACTCCAGCATATTGATCGAAGTGATGATGCCGCGGCCGGCGCAGCCGACGCCAGGCTCGGGACCGCCCGATTCAACGCAGCGGGTATCCCTGAAACCGGGTTTGAGAATTTCATCAAGCTCGATATCGTCGCCCTCGTCCCGCAGCGTGTCCAGCACCGTCTTCTGGCACAGGCCGCCCAGCAGCAGGCGGGTCGAGTCGGCCTTCGGGTCGCAGCCGACCACCATTACCTTCTTGCCGGCTTCGGCCAAAGCCGCCACCGTATTCTGGGTCGTCGTCGATTTACCGATCCCGCCCTTACCGTATATAGCCACTTGTCGCATATCAATAACCTCCTCGATTCGCTTCTTGAAAAACACTGTAGCCCCGGCTATAATGAAAACTAAGCATGTCGAATAACCCTGGTTTAGCCGCTGGGGGGAAGATGTGCGCCGGCTTCATGGGTATGCCCGTACTCATGAAGCCTTTATTTTTTCCTTGCGACCGCGAAGACCCTCACCTCCCTGATTAAACCTGTATATGAACGCATCGGGGCCAATAAACAGCTGTTTATTAGCCCCGATGCTATCATGCTGGTAAGCACTACGAACAATATTGGGTTGTAGGGATAATAATATAAAAAGGCGCTCCGGAGCCATGCTCCAAAGCGCCCTTGCTTTTTATATTGTCGTTACTATACCACAGACTTTTCGCGCCGGTCAATACCTCCGGCCATATTCGCAATATTCATTTTTCCCATACCGCAAAGACAGCGGCCGCTCTATTGGTTCTGCCCCCGGCCGCCTGGGCCCGCCCCGCCGGTGTTTATACCGCCGCCGCTGATGCCCAGCAGACCGCCAAGGGCCGTGGTGCCGCCCAGGCCGCCGGTCCCGCTTCCGAGGCTGCCGCCCATTCCTCCTGCAAAACCGCCGCCTCCGAAGCCTGTACCGCCCAGGCTGCCGCCACCTAGTCCGCCACCTAAGCCTGTGCCGCCGGTCCCGCTGCCTATGCCGCCCAGTCCGCCGCCTCCGGCCAGTTGAAACGCGCCGCCCACCGCGCCGGTGTAGGCCGGGTTGGTGGCCGCCCTTACCGTCAGCACGCCGTTTACATAGCTGACGATATAGTTGGGTGAGGCCAGCGTGCCGGTCAGGTTGATAGCATAGCTGCCCGCCGGCGAAGTGGCGGTCGCCCCCGTGGCGAAGGTCAGGCCGCCGGTAAGCGAGGCGGCGGTGTCGCCCGCCCCCAGGCCGCTGTAGCTGGCGGTGAAGGCCGGGTTGGTCTGCCCCTGCGTCTTGGCGGCATTGTCGGCCGTCACCGTCAGCGTCGCCTTGGCGATATCCGCCGTCGTTGACGCCGTGGTGCCTGTCAGGTTGTAGTTGCCGGCGTCGGCGCCGCTAAGGGTGATGCCGGTCACGCTCACCGCCTTGCCTGTTCCGGCGTTCTTGTCGGCGAAGGTCGCCGTGCCGCTCACCGCCAGACTGTCGCCGCTCACGCGGTTATCGCCGTAGTTGACGGCGGCGCCGGTCGTGCCGTCGTATATCTTGTTCACGCCGCTCGCCGTGACGGTGATATCCCGCTGGTTTATCACCAGTATCCCGGCGGCGTAGGTGATGTCGTAGCCCCGCTGGTCGGTGGAGTAGAGACCGCTGGCGCGGGCGGACTGAGCGCCAGCGTTTTTGCTGACGGCGGTGACAACGGCGGTGCCCGCCAGGTAGTTGTTGGGCGTGGCAGAATAGAATACGCCGAGCGAGGTCGCCGTCGTACCGTCATAGGTCTTGCCGCCGTTAAAGGAGGTGACGGTGAGCGGCGTGAGAAAACTCCTCAGCAGGGGATTGCTGTGGCCGCTGTAGATGCGCCAGACGCCGTCGGCGGAAATCCCGTTCGCGTCGAAGC
The DNA window shown above is from Sporomusaceae bacterium and carries:
- the nifK gene encoding nitrogenase molybdenum-iron protein subunit beta; translation: MLDATPKEFNERASGGMINPAKTCQPIGAMYAALGVHGCLPHSHGSQGCCSFHRMHLTRHFRDPVMASTSSFTEGASVFGGGANLKTAIKNIFQIYNPDIIAVHTTCLTETIGDDIPSIIKEADVPAGKVVFHANTPSYQGSHITGFSNMTKAMVAYFAEATAAIKKEQVNLIPGFANPGDMREIKRIARLMGAPFIMFPDTSGVVDTPMTGEFVMFPKGGTTLAELGDSGNSKLTVALGRFASSDAAEALAKKCKVPAVTLKTPIGIKATDALVMALRRAFVREVPWELEEERGQLVDIMTDTHFHFHGKKVAIFGDPDIVTGLTEFAVSLGMAPAHVLTGTPGGAIGSDVGSFEEDIAAIIGQAGLKANIKAGGDLFTLHQLIKNEPVDLLIGNTYGKYIARAEDVPFVRVGFPILDRSVHSYLPVVGYRGAMRLIEMIAGALLDRQDRDAADEDFELVM
- a CDS encoding P-II family nitrogen regulator, translating into MLLIRAIVRPEKKDEVLAELSRAGFHAATVVDVVGRGKQKGIKIGGIVYDEIPKSLILMAVRDEDKDDVVRTVLAAAKTSEKGAYGDGKVFVSPLEEAYTISSGAKGL
- a CDS encoding P-II family nitrogen regulator, whose amino-acid sequence is MKEIIAVIRMNKTNAMKRALVEAGVAGFTAAKVLGRGKLVEDPAVIAERKAKLLALAGDEVEPAETEQLVDGFLDGSRLFPRRLFTVMAHDGDVPRIVDAIMKANRTTNKVGDGKIFVLPVLDAVRVRTGEAGDAAL
- the nifD gene encoding nitrogenase molybdenum-iron protein alpha chain, whose product is MAMTLEQISEMLAKYPAKVEKNRKKHIVIKDAAAGRQEIEANTRTIPGIITNRGCAYAGCKGVVLGPLKDMVHITHGPIGCAFYTWGARRNKARSEDPGENFMNYCVSTDMQESDIVFGGEKKLARVIDEVAEIFKPKAITVSATCPVGLIGDDINAVAKAAEERLGIPILAFSCEGYKGVSQSAGHHIANNGLMERVIGAGDSEEAPGKYPINILGEYNIGGDSWEIERILEEVGYTVVSVMTGDGSYADLQNAHTAELNLVQCHRSINYIAGMLETKYGTPWLKVNFIGVAATAESLRNMARYFDDPALTARTEEVIARELARVEPQLEQYRKLCEGKTAFCFVGGSRGHHYQGLFAELGIDTVLAGYEFAHRDDYEGREVIPEIKTDADSKNIPDLHVAADERRFRLKMSPERLAELKRQIPLSYYAGMHADMADGTIMVDDLNHYETEEFIKLLKPDIFASGIKDKYVVQKMGIPAKQLHSYDYSGPYAGFNGAVNFARDVSMGFVSPTWNFIVPPWKDEPLLTGSVTEEGVA
- the nifH gene encoding nitrogenase iron protein; amino-acid sequence: MRQVAIYGKGGIGKSTTTQNTVAALAEAGKKVMVVGCDPKADSTRLLLGGLCQKTVLDTLRDEGDDIELDEILKPGFRDTRCVESGGPEPGVGCAGRGIITSINMLESLGAYTPDLDYVFYDVLGDVVCGGFAMPIREGKAEEIYIVASGELMALYAANNIAKGIQKYAANGKVRLGGIICNSRKVDNELPLLQAFAEELGSQLIYFVPRDNLVQRAEINKKTVVDFDPEAGQANEYRCLAAAIDNNKMFVIPKPMTQDRLEELMMQHGFLDAIA